GCCCTGGACGACCGGGGCCGGGTGTGCCTGCTGCGCCAGTACCGCCACGCCGCCGGCGGGTGGCTCTGGGAGGTGCCCGCCGGAAAGCTCGACCCCGGCGAGCCCCCCCTGGAGACCGCCCGCCGGGAGCTGGAGGAGGAGGCAGGGGTGCGGGCCCGCTCCTGGGCGCCCCTGGGGGAGATCGTGACTGCGCCTGGGTTCTGCGACGAGGTGATCCACCTCTTCCTGGCCCGGGACCTCGCGGCGGTGGCCGCCCGGCCCGAGCCCCACGAGGTCCTGGAGGTCCACTGGGTGGCCTTCGAGGAGGCGCTGGCCCGGGCCGCGGGGGGCGAGATCCGGGACGCCAAGACCGTGGCCGCCCTCTTTCGCGCCCGGGAGGCGCTGCGGCCGTGAGCGCATCCGGGACACCGGCGCTTCGGGTGGGCCGCATCGGCTTCGCCAACTGCACGCCCCTCTTCCTCGCCCTGGAGGAGCAGGGGCCCCAGCCCGGCGTCTCCTACGTGCGGGGCGTCCCCACCGAGCTCAACGCCGCCCTGCGGGAGGGGTCGGTCCACCTCTCCCCCTCCTCCTCCGCCGAGTACCTGGCCCGGCCCGACCTCTACGGCTTCCTCCCCGATCTCTCCATCTCGGCCATCGGCCCCGTGGAGTCGGTGGTGCTGTTCAGCCGCCGCCCCCTGGAGGAGCTGGGCGGCCGCCCCGTGGGGCTCTCCCCCGCGTCGGCCACCTCGGTGGCGCTCCTGCGCGTGCTCCTGGAAGGGCGCCTGGGGGTGCGGCCCCGGTACGTGGCGCCGGAGGACGACCCCGAGGCCGTGCTCTGGATCGGCGACCGGGCGCTGCGCGAGGCCCGGGCCGGCGGGGAAACCCGCTGGCCCCACGCCTTCGACCTGGGGGCCCTCTGGTACGAGGCCACGGGAACCCCCTTCGTCTTCGCCCTCTGGATCTGCCGGCGCGACGCCTTCCATGCTTTCCCCGGCGCCGTTCGGGCCTTCTACCGCGAGCTCGTCCGCGCCCGCCAGCGCGCCTACCGCAGCTACCCCGCCTACGCCCGCCGCTCCCCCGAGGCCGCCTGGATGGGGGAGGAGGCGCTGCTGGCCTACTGGCAGACCATCTCCTACGACCTCACCGCCTGGCACCTGGAGGGCCTGCGCCTCTTCGCCCGGGAAGCAGCCGCCCTGGGCCTCCTCCCCGGCCCCGCACCCCTGGTCCCCCTGCCCGTGGAAGCGCCCCCGGCATAGCGGCCGTCCGGCCCCTCGACCCCTCCACTCACGGTCCCTCGTCTTCCCTCGGACGGCTGGGGACGGCTGTGGGGACGTGAAGACACCAAATCCCCTTCGAAAACTACCCGCCTGGCCCCATTCGGTTCTCCGTGGCAGAACGCCCCCGGATGTTCGATCCTCCCAGATCCCCGGTTCCTGAATGTACCCCCCACCTTGCTCGCTCCCCACCGCCATGATAGAAGGTCTGTATTCGATCCTGAATTCCGCCCCAAAGGAGATCCATAGTGAAGACTCTCCACGTGTCCCAAGACATCGTCCCCGTCGGCGCCTTCAAGGCCCAGGCGTCCCGGCTCCTCCGGCGCCTGAAGGACGAGCACCGCCCCATCGTCATAACCCAGAACGGGAAGCCGGCGGCGGTTCTCGTCACCCCCGAGGAGTTCGACCGGCTGTGCGAGCACAGCCGCTTCCTCGACGCCGTCCACGCCGGGCTCGCCGACTCCGCCGCCGGCCTTCTGACCGACGACGAGGATCTGGACTCCGACCTGGACCGCGCCCTCGGGAAGCTGGCAACGTGAAGGTCCGCTGGACCGACCGCGCCCGTCGCGACCTGCTCGACATCGGCGAGTA
This sequence is a window from Thermodesulfobacteriota bacterium. Protein-coding genes within it:
- a CDS encoding NUDIX hydrolase gives rise to the protein ALDDRGRVCLLRQYRHAAGGWLWEVPAGKLDPGEPPLETARRELEEEAGVRARSWAPLGEIVTAPGFCDEVIHLFLARDLAAVAARPEPHEVLEVHWVAFEEALARAAGGEIRDAKTVAALFRAREALRP
- a CDS encoding menaquinone biosynthesis protein → MSASGTPALRVGRIGFANCTPLFLALEEQGPQPGVSYVRGVPTELNAALREGSVHLSPSSSAEYLARPDLYGFLPDLSISAIGPVESVVLFSRRPLEELGGRPVGLSPASATSVALLRVLLEGRLGVRPRYVAPEDDPEAVLWIGDRALREARAGGETRWPHAFDLGALWYEATGTPFVFALWICRRDAFHAFPGAVRAFYRELVRARQRAYRSYPAYARRSPEAAWMGEEALLAYWQTISYDLTAWHLEGLRLFAREAAALGLLPGPAPLVPLPVEAPPA
- a CDS encoding type II toxin-antitoxin system Phd/YefM family antitoxin, with amino-acid sequence MKTLHVSQDIVPVGAFKAQASRLLRRLKDEHRPIVITQNGKPAAVLVTPEEFDRLCEHSRFLDAVHAGLADSAAGLLTDDEDLDSDLDRALGKLAT